In one window of Cytophagaceae bacterium ABcell3 DNA:
- the rpsD gene encoding 30S ribosomal protein S4, with the protein MARFRGPKTKVSRKYNEPIFGSNKALQKKPYGPGMHGRGRRRKQSEYAVQLAEKQKVKYIYGLLEKQFANLFDKAARREGITGENLLKYLESRLDNAVYRLGIAPTRRAARQLVLHKHIKVNGEIVNIPSYTLVPGDIVSVREKSKSLEAITDSLSGRGAKKFSWFEWDQGSMAGKYVSYPQRDEIPEKIQEQLIVELYSK; encoded by the coding sequence ATGGCTAGATTTAGAGGACCAAAAACGAAAGTTTCCAGAAAATATAATGAGCCTATTTTCGGATCAAATAAAGCTTTGCAGAAAAAGCCTTATGGTCCGGGTATGCATGGCAGAGGGCGTAGAAGAAAACAATCTGAATACGCTGTTCAATTGGCTGAGAAGCAAAAAGTAAAGTATATTTATGGGCTGTTGGAAAAACAGTTCGCCAATCTCTTTGACAAAGCAGCGAGAAGAGAAGGTATCACTGGTGAAAACCTTTTGAAGTATCTTGAGTCAAGATTGGATAATGCAGTATATAGATTAGGGATTGCTCCAACAAGAAGGGCAGCCAGACAACTTGTTCTTCATAAGCATATCAAAGTGAATGGAGAAATAGTTAATATTCCTTCTTATACACTGGTTCCTGGTGACATTGTTTCAGTAAGAGAAAAGTCCAAGTCTCTTGAGGCTATTACAGACAGTCTTTCTGGAAGAGGTGCCAAGAAGTTCAGCTGGTTCGAATGGGATCAAGGCTCTATGGCGGGCAAGTATGTATCTTACCCTCAGAGAGATGAAATTCCTGAAAAAATTCAGGAACAATTGATTGTCGAGCTTTATTCGAAATAA
- the rpsM gene encoding 30S ribosomal protein S13, whose product MARIAGVDIPDNKRGEVSLTYIFGIGRRSAQQILTKASIDWNKKVSEWTEEESIAIRNIISQEFKVEGVLKSEVQLSIKRLLDIGCYRGLRHRKGLPVRGQRTKNNCRTRKGKRKTVANKKKATK is encoded by the coding sequence ATGGCTAGAATTGCTGGGGTAGATATTCCCGACAACAAGCGCGGTGAGGTTTCGCTTACATACATATTTGGAATCGGGCGCAGATCCGCACAACAAATCCTTACAAAGGCTTCCATAGACTGGAACAAGAAAGTTAGCGAATGGACAGAAGAAGAGTCTATTGCTATACGTAATATCATCAGTCAGGAATTCAAAGTTGAAGGTGTTCTTAAGTCTGAGGTGCAATTAAGTATTAAGCGTTTGCTTGATATTGGTTGTTACAGAGGCCTTAGGCATAGAAAAGGGCTGCCAGTAAGAGGTCAGCGTACTAAGAATAACTGTAGGACCAGAAAAGGTAAGCGTAAAACTGTTGCTAACAAGAAGAAAGCTACTAAATAA
- a CDS encoding septum formation initiator family protein, which translates to MNFSQLYKKYQPVVINGFKNFYIMFALSFFVWMLFFDSNDFISQYRTSKNLREMKKEKAYYESKIEEVKDEQAALFSDPSRLEKFARENYRMKKENEDVFIIVEE; encoded by the coding sequence ATGAATTTCTCACAACTTTATAAAAAGTACCAACCTGTTGTAATTAACGGGTTTAAGAATTTCTATATAATGTTTGCCCTTTCTTTTTTTGTATGGATGCTTTTTTTCGATTCCAATGATTTTATTAGTCAATACCGTACTAGTAAAAATCTACGGGAAATGAAAAAGGAAAAAGCTTATTACGAGTCTAAAATTGAAGAAGTGAAAGATGAACAGGCTGCACTGTTTTCTGACCCTTCTCGTCTTGAAAAATTTGCTCGTGAAAATTATCGTATGAAAAAAGAAAATGAAGATGTTTTTATAATTGTAGAAGAGTAA
- the rpsK gene encoding 30S ribosomal protein S11, with the protein MAQQASKRKDKAKKRVVVVEPMGQAHIKSTFNNIIISLTNSSGQVISWASAGKMGFRGSKKNTPYAAQVAAQNCAQTAYDLGLRKVEVFVKGPGSGRESAIRTLQNSGIEVTMIKDVTPLPHNGCRPPKRRRV; encoded by the coding sequence ATGGCTCAACAAGCAAGTAAGAGAAAAGATAAGGCTAAGAAGCGTGTGGTAGTGGTTGAACCTATGGGTCAAGCACATATTAAATCTACATTTAATAATATCATCATATCTTTGACCAATAGTTCAGGTCAGGTTATATCATGGGCTTCTGCCGGAAAAATGGGTTTCAGGGGGTCAAAAAAGAATACTCCTTATGCAGCTCAAGTTGCTGCTCAGAATTGTGCACAGACCGCTTATGATCTTGGGTTAAGAAAAGTAGAGGTTTTTGTTAAAGGACCTGGTTCCGGAAGGGAATCTGCTATCAGAACTTTACAGAATTCAGGTATAGAAGTTACCATGATCAAAGATGTAACTCCTCTTCCGCATAATGGTTGCAGACCTCCAAAGAGAAGGAGGGTATAA
- the infA gene encoding translation initiation factor IF-1: MAKQSSIEQDGTIIEALSNAMFRVELENGHQVIAHISGKMRMNYIKILPGDRIKLEMSPYDLTKGRIVYRYK, translated from the coding sequence ATGGCAAAACAGTCATCAATAGAACAAGACGGAACTATCATAGAAGCATTATCCAATGCAATGTTTAGAGTGGAACTTGAGAATGGACATCAAGTTATAGCGCACATTTCCGGTAAAATGAGGATGAACTATATTAAAATTTTGCCTGGGGACAGGATCAAGCTTGAAATGTCTCCATATGATCTAACTAAAGGAAGAATAGTATACAGATATAAATAA
- the carA gene encoding glutamine-hydrolyzing carbamoyl-phosphate synthase small subunit, with amino-acid sequence MENQSRREAYLMLEDGTLFKGTAVGKVGTTTGEICFNTGMTGYQEIYTDPSYFGQIIVNTTTHIGNYGVMNEEQESDSVKFSGLVCKSFSELYSRKIADSSLQEYFENQNIVGIANVDTRQLVRYIRSKGGMNAVISSEVADVDKLRETVNKTPSMKGLELSSKVFTNEPYYFGDPNSPYRIAVLDLGIKKSILKNFIERGCYCKVFPGNTSFEEMQAWNPSGYFISNGPGDPAATKYAINTVKDILKVETPLFGICLGHQVLAEANGITTFKMHHGHRGLNHPVKNLITGKCEVTSQNHGFSVNLDDVKKNPDVEVTHINLNDNTVEGIRLKNKKAFSVQYHPESSPGPHDSRYLFDDFVSLLK; translated from the coding sequence ATGGAAAATCAAAGTCGCCGAGAGGCCTACCTTATGCTTGAGGATGGCACATTGTTTAAAGGTACTGCTGTTGGGAAAGTAGGAACAACTACCGGTGAAATTTGTTTTAACACTGGTATGACTGGTTACCAGGAGATATATACGGATCCTTCATACTTTGGTCAAATCATTGTTAATACCACTACCCATATAGGTAACTACGGTGTCATGAATGAAGAGCAGGAGTCTGATTCTGTTAAGTTCAGTGGTTTAGTTTGCAAGTCTTTTTCCGAACTTTATTCTCGAAAAATTGCTGATTCTTCTCTCCAGGAATATTTCGAAAATCAAAATATAGTAGGTATTGCTAATGTTGATACACGTCAACTAGTTAGATATATCCGTAGTAAGGGGGGGATGAATGCTGTCATATCTTCTGAAGTTGCTGATGTTGATAAACTTAGAGAGACAGTCAACAAAACGCCTTCTATGAAAGGACTTGAACTCTCCTCTAAAGTTTTCACTAATGAACCTTATTATTTTGGCGATCCAAACTCCCCTTATAGAATTGCGGTTTTGGACTTGGGTATTAAAAAAAGTATATTGAAAAACTTTATAGAGAGAGGTTGTTATTGTAAAGTTTTTCCAGGAAATACTTCTTTTGAGGAAATGCAAGCTTGGAACCCTAGTGGTTATTTTATTTCTAATGGACCTGGCGACCCTGCTGCCACTAAATATGCTATTAATACTGTTAAAGATATTTTAAAGGTTGAAACCCCTTTATTTGGAATTTGCCTAGGGCATCAAGTCTTGGCAGAAGCGAATGGAATTACTACTTTTAAAATGCACCATGGCCACAGAGGACTTAACCATCCTGTAAAGAACCTTATTACAGGAAAATGTGAAGTTACTTCGCAAAATCACGGTTTTAGCGTTAACTTGGATGATGTAAAGAAAAACCCTGATGTGGAGGTGACACATATTAACTTGAATGACAATACAGTTGAAGGTATACGTTTGAAAAACAAAAAAGCATTCTCTGTACAGTATCACCCAGAATCTTCTCCAGGCCCTCACGATTCGAGGTATCTTTTTGATGATTTTGTTTCACTGCTTAAATAA
- the eno gene encoding phosphopyruvate hydratase translates to MSYIEEIKARQIFDSRGNPTVEVDVYTETGILGRAAVPSGASTGKHEAVELRDGDKSAYMGKSVLKAIQNVNDKIAPELIGMSIFEQNLLDKMMIDLDGSENKGNLGANAILGVSLAIAKAAAEETGIPLYRYIGGVSANTLPVPMMNIMNGGSHADNSIDFQEFMIMPTGASSFREAMKMGSEVFHHLAKVLKSKGMSTNVGDEGGFAPNIPSNDEALQTILQAIESAGYRPGEDIFIAMDAATSEFYDPETKLYHLKKSTGDKLTSSEMANFWKEWVDKYPIISIEDGMDEDDWDGWKELTELVGDKVQLVGDDLFVTNVNRLQKGIDQNIANSILIKVNQIGSLSETINAVNLAKKNSYTSVMSHRSGETEDTTIADLAVALNTGQIKTGSCSRSDRMAKYNQLLRIEEELEDAAIFLGKNFRK, encoded by the coding sequence ATGAGCTACATTGAAGAAATCAAAGCCCGTCAGATTTTTGACTCTAGAGGTAATCCTACTGTTGAAGTAGATGTTTATACCGAAACTGGTATTTTAGGAAGGGCTGCTGTCCCTTCTGGTGCTTCTACCGGAAAACATGAAGCTGTAGAACTTCGTGACGGCGATAAGTCTGCTTATATGGGTAAATCTGTGTTGAAAGCAATACAGAATGTTAATGACAAAATTGCCCCTGAACTTATTGGTATGTCCATCTTCGAGCAAAATTTGCTTGACAAGATGATGATCGACCTAGACGGGTCTGAGAACAAAGGTAATTTAGGTGCAAATGCCATCTTAGGTGTTTCTTTAGCTATCGCTAAAGCTGCGGCGGAAGAAACTGGTATTCCTTTGTATCGTTACATCGGTGGTGTTAGCGCCAATACGCTTCCTGTACCTATGATGAACATCATGAATGGTGGTAGCCACGCTGATAACTCAATCGACTTTCAGGAGTTTATGATTATGCCTACTGGTGCTTCTTCTTTCAGAGAAGCAATGAAGATGGGCTCAGAAGTATTCCATCATTTGGCTAAAGTGCTTAAATCTAAAGGAATGTCTACTAACGTAGGTGATGAAGGTGGTTTTGCCCCTAATATCCCTTCTAACGACGAAGCACTTCAAACTATCCTTCAGGCAATTGAATCTGCAGGTTACAGACCTGGAGAAGATATATTCATTGCTATGGATGCAGCTACTTCTGAATTCTATGATCCTGAAACTAAACTTTACCACTTAAAGAAATCAACTGGTGATAAGCTTACTTCTTCGGAAATGGCTAACTTCTGGAAAGAATGGGTTGATAAGTATCCTATTATTTCTATTGAAGATGGCATGGATGAGGATGACTGGGATGGCTGGAAAGAGCTTACTGAGTTAGTAGGAGACAAAGTTCAACTTGTAGGAGATGACCTTTTTGTTACTAATGTTAATAGATTGCAAAAAGGAATAGACCAAAATATCGCTAACTCTATTCTTATAAAAGTTAACCAAATTGGTTCTTTGTCTGAAACTATTAATGCAGTTAACCTTGCTAAGAAAAACAGTTATACAAGTGTTATGTCTCACCGTTCTGGTGAAACAGAAGATACTACTATTGCTGATTTAGCAGTAGCGCTTAATACAGGTCAGATTAAAACTGGTTCTTGCTCTCGTTCTGATAGAATGGCTAAGTACAACCAGTTATTAAGGATAGAAGAAGAGTTGGAAGATGCGGCTATTTTCCTAGGTAAAAACTTCCGTAAATAA
- the rplQ gene encoding 50S ribosomal protein L17: MRHGKKFNHLGRTASHRRALLSNMASSLILHKRISTTVAKAKELRKYVEPLLTKAKTDSTHSRRTVFSYLQDKESVRELFDQVSQKIAERQGGYTRIIKTGARLGDNAEMCLIELVDYNDLYSRGAGKEAGKAKTRRSRRRKSSGSAEAKETSAASSSEPKAKSKDVEKPASAESKSSNTEGSEKE, encoded by the coding sequence ATGAGACACGGAAAGAAATTTAACCACTTAGGAAGAACCGCTTCGCATAGAAGAGCGTTGCTTTCAAATATGGCTTCTTCTTTGATTTTGCACAAAAGAATCTCAACGACTGTTGCTAAAGCTAAAGAGTTGAGGAAGTATGTAGAGCCTCTTTTAACTAAAGCAAAGACTGATTCTACACATTCAAGAAGAACGGTTTTTTCTTACCTGCAAGACAAAGAGTCTGTTCGCGAACTTTTTGACCAGGTATCTCAGAAAATCGCCGAAAGACAAGGAGGGTATACCAGAATTATTAAAACGGGTGCCAGACTTGGTGACAACGCAGAAATGTGCCTTATAGAGCTTGTAGACTATAATGATCTTTATAGTCGTGGAGCAGGAAAAGAGGCTGGAAAAGCTAAAACTCGTAGAAGCCGTAGAAGAAAATCTTCTGGATCTGCTGAAGCTAAAGAAACTTCCGCTGCGTCTTCATCTGAACCAAAAGCTAAAAGTAAAGATGTTGAAAAACCAGCTTCTGCTGAGTCTAAATCTTCTAATACTGAAGGCTCTGAAAAAGAATAA
- the map gene encoding type I methionyl aminopeptidase — protein sequence MIFYKTEEEIDLIRQSAQVLGKAHAEVAKLIKPGITTNELDKCAYDFILSQGGKPSFKGYNGFPGSLCISVNEVVVHGIPGDYTLKEGDIISIDCGVFLNGFHSDSAYTYTVGNVDEEVKALLRATKESLYLAIEQAVVGNRIGDIGFAVQNYVENKGYTVVRELVGHGLGRSLHESPEVPNYGKRGKGFKLQEGLVLAIEPMVNLGKKNIVQEQDGWTIRTSDRKPSAHFEHTVVVRKNEAEVLTTFDYIEEIIGRN from the coding sequence ATGATCTTTTATAAGACAGAAGAAGAAATTGATCTAATACGGCAAAGTGCTCAAGTTTTAGGTAAAGCGCACGCTGAAGTTGCCAAGTTAATTAAACCTGGCATTACTACAAATGAACTTGATAAATGTGCTTACGATTTTATCTTAAGCCAAGGTGGAAAACCTTCCTTCAAAGGTTATAATGGTTTCCCTGGTTCATTATGTATTTCAGTAAATGAAGTCGTTGTTCATGGAATCCCAGGAGATTATACCTTAAAAGAAGGTGATATTATATCAATCGACTGTGGTGTATTCTTAAATGGATTTCATAGTGACAGTGCATATACATATACTGTAGGTAATGTCGACGAAGAAGTAAAAGCCTTATTGCGTGCTACGAAAGAATCGCTCTATTTAGCTATTGAACAGGCTGTAGTTGGTAATAGGATAGGAGATATTGGCTTTGCAGTTCAAAATTATGTGGAAAATAAAGGGTATACTGTAGTTAGGGAGCTTGTTGGGCATGGCCTAGGGAGATCTTTACATGAGTCACCTGAGGTGCCAAATTATGGAAAGAGGGGAAAAGGTTTTAAATTGCAGGAAGGTTTGGTTCTTGCTATAGAGCCGATGGTTAATTTAGGCAAAAAGAACATAGTTCAGGAACAAGACGGTTGGACCATCAGAACAAGTGATAGAAAACCTTCTGCACATTTTGAACATACTGTAGTTGTACGTAAGAATGAAGCAGAAGTTTTGACAACTTTTGATTATATAGAAGAAATAATAGGGAGAAATTAA
- the rpmJ gene encoding 50S ribosomal protein L36, with the protein MKVKASVKKRSVDCKVIRRNGKIYVINKKNPRFKQRQG; encoded by the coding sequence ATGAAAGTTAAAGCATCTGTTAAGAAGAGAAGTGTTGACTGTAAAGTCATAAGACGTAATGGCAAAATTTACGTCATCAATAAAAAGAATCCAAGGTTTAAACAAAGACAAGGTTAA
- a CDS encoding DNA-directed RNA polymerase subunit alpha — translation MSILAFQMPEKVVMEKADDFHGLFEFKPLEKGYGVTIGNALRRILLSSLEGHAITGIKIPGVLHEFSSIEGVKEDVTEIILNLKMVRFKKISEANENKIVVSLKKQEVFKAGDIEKFTTGYKVLNPDFVICHLDSSVNIDVELNLEKGRGYVPAEENKPSEQVFGYIPIDAIFTPIKNVKYSVENTRVEQKTDYEKLLLEIQTDGSIHPEDALKGAANILIKHFMLFSDQNMTFETAKPEEQETVDEEYLHMRKLLKTSLNDLDLSVRAYNCLKAADIKTLGDLAKLNLQDMMKFRNFGKKSLAELEQLIADKNLHFGMDLSKYKLDED, via the coding sequence ATGTCTATATTAGCATTTCAAATGCCTGAAAAAGTGGTTATGGAAAAAGCAGACGATTTCCATGGTCTGTTTGAATTCAAACCACTAGAGAAGGGGTATGGTGTCACCATTGGTAATGCTTTAAGAAGAATTTTACTTTCTTCTCTGGAAGGACATGCTATTACCGGCATTAAAATTCCGGGTGTTCTCCATGAATTTTCATCTATCGAAGGGGTTAAAGAAGATGTTACAGAAATCATCTTGAACCTTAAAATGGTGAGATTCAAAAAAATATCTGAGGCCAACGAAAATAAAATCGTTGTTTCTCTTAAAAAACAAGAAGTTTTTAAAGCTGGTGATATTGAAAAATTCACTACTGGTTATAAAGTTCTTAATCCTGACTTTGTTATTTGTCATCTTGACTCATCGGTCAATATTGATGTAGAGCTAAACTTAGAAAAGGGTAGAGGATATGTTCCGGCAGAGGAAAATAAACCTAGTGAGCAGGTTTTTGGATATATTCCTATTGACGCTATTTTTACTCCTATTAAGAATGTAAAATATAGCGTAGAGAATACTAGGGTAGAGCAAAAAACTGACTACGAAAAACTTTTATTAGAAATACAAACCGACGGATCAATACATCCAGAAGATGCATTGAAAGGTGCTGCCAATATTTTGATCAAGCATTTTATGCTGTTCTCTGATCAGAATATGACATTTGAAACCGCTAAGCCAGAAGAGCAAGAAACTGTAGATGAAGAGTATCTTCACATGCGTAAGTTATTGAAGACTTCTCTCAACGACCTTGATCTTTCTGTAAGAGCATACAACTGTCTTAAAGCTGCAGATATTAAAACGCTTGGCGACCTTGCAAAATTGAATCTTCAGGACATGATGAAGTTCCGTAATTTCGGAAAGAAATCTCTTGCGGAGCTTGAACAGCTAATTGCAGACAAGAACCTTCATTTCGGAATGGACCTGTCGAAATATAAACTTGATGAGGATTAA